AAATGTCAGAATAAATGGGCACATAAAAGGTTTGTTTATAGGCAAACTGGCTACGATCAACCGCTGTTGTCATCTCCAGCTCTTGAATGGGGTCTTGATGTTTTTCTGAATACAACACGTTCGGGTCTTGCGGCGTCTGATCACAGCCTGACAACAACGCCATCGTCGCAAGCAACAAGATGGATATAGTGCGCTTACTCATAAGTTTCCCCTTTGCCTTTTCATGTCACGGCTGTTGCAAATGTTTATTTGATTTTTACACCGACACTACGCAGAAACTCGTTGATATGCTTGTTAGCACCGTAGATGACCAATACGTCTTTATCTTGCAATACTTGCTCAGGCGCCGCCAAACCTTTAATACTAGGCTTACTTTGCGTACGACCAAAGCTGTCTTCATAATACTCATAGCGCAGGGTACTAAGCAATCGAATATTAAACTTTTGCTCCAATTGCAAGTCATCAACAGTCTGACCAATCAACGACTTGGGAATACTAATCTCTACCATACTGAAATGATCACTCAGCTCAAACGAGTCGACGAAATAACGTAGCGACAGCCGTTTGGCCCAGCGATTAGCCGCCTCTTTTTCAGGGTGAATAAGGTCGTCCACACCGATAGCTTGCAACACTTTTTCGTGCAGTGGATTGATACTGCGACTGATCAAACGTTTCGCTTTTAGGGTTTTAAATAATGCCGTCGCCATGACGTTTGCGCCTTGGTCTTCACCGATTGCGACAATAACGATATCGGTGTCGACAATCGGTAAACCATTGACGGTATATTCATCTGTGGCATCCATACATATGGTGTGAGAGATGACTTCCTTATACGCCTCAACCTTTTGCATGCTACTGTCAATGGCAATCACTTCGTGCCCCTGACGGGTCAACGCCATGCCTAGCGATGAGCCAAAGTTACCTAACCCTACGATGATATATTTCATAACCTTATCAACCTTTTTCAGTATTTTTTAATGATGAAATGGCTTATTTACGACCATTTAATTGATCGTGATTTCTTCAGTTGGATAGCGATAATTGCGCTGGCGTCTATTTTTAAGTAGGGCAATAAAGATGGTCAACATGCTGACGCGCCCAACAAACATAATGACTGACACCACCATTTTGCTAAAATCTGATAACTCTGTCGTCAAATTCAGACTTAATCCCACCGTGCTGTAAGCTGAAAAACACTCAAAAACCACCTTGATTAAATCAAGCTCCGGTTGATCATAGCTGATGAGCGTCACGCCCATACCGATGACCAACAAGGACAGCCACATAATAGAAAATGCACGGCGAATCGAGATGTCAGCAATCTGGCGCTTAAAGACCTCAACATTGGTCTGACCACGTGCCAAACTCAAAGTATTTAATAGTGCAATCGCAAACGTACTGGTTTTGATACCACCGCCCGTCGAGTTTGGCGAGGCACCAATCCACATCAAAAATATCGTCAACATCATCGTGGGAAACGCGAGTTCACCCATGTCGATGGTATTAAATCCTGCAGTTCGCGGCGTGGCAGCAGTAAACAGCCCTGTGACAAGCTTACCGAAAAAACTGCGATGGTCTGCCAGCACATTGTTATATTCAAATATCATCACACCGATGAGACCTACCAACAATAAAGCGCCCGTCGTAATCAAGGTTATGCGGCTATTAATATTGAGCAACCATGGTCGATAAATATAACGCTGATCATGGCGATATATCAGGCGCTCGGCACGATCACGTAAATAACGCAGCACATTGACCACAATGACAAAACCCATGCCACCAAAGATAAAAGTAGTGGCGATAATCAGTTGTAATGGATAATTAAAACGTAGCGCGTCATCATACATGCCAGCGCTAAATGTAGAAAATCCAGCATTACAGAACGCAGAAATCGCATGGAAAACAGAGAAGAATAACTGCTCAGACCAATCCATATCCGGTATGTCATAAATGCTAATGTAAATGAGTGCCGCAGCCGCTGCCTCAACGGCAAACGTCACATATAAGATGGATTTGAGGGTCGATACCACATCACCCATGCCGCGCATGTAAGACATCTCACTGATGCTCGCCTGCGTCTCATAACTGACACCGCCCTTAAAGAAATAACTAAAATACGTCACAAAAGTCAAAATACCCAAGCCGCCGATCTGTATCAGCCCCATGATAATGACTTGCCCAAAAGTTGTGAAATAAGTCGCCGTATCTACCACGATGAGACCAGTCACACAGACAGCACTGGTCGCGGTAAAGAGCGCATCAATGAAAGACAGCGGCTGCGTCGTTGCATTGGGCATCATCAGTAGCAATGCACCGACCAATACCAATGACAGGAAGCTTAAGATAAAAAACTGTGCAGGGTTTAGAAAGGTACGATTGAGATTAAAATCGTGGTCAGATATTTCACGAATAAAGGTCACAAAGACGGCAATTTTGATGGCAACGAAGCCATCAACAGCGACCGACATCCCAGAGCGCACCAAATCAGTGAAATGCGCTACCAGTAAAATGACAATCGCGATACTGGTCAGTAAGTCAAAGACCGCGACTTTATTTAGGGTCAGTGGCTTTTTGCTATAGAGGTAACGCCCTGCCGTCACAACAAAGCCTAAAAAAATAATCGCCAGATAAAAAATATGGAAAACCTGTTGTAGCCACATCGGCAGCGTGAAACCACTGTCTAATAAAGCAATGGCTACGCCGATAATACTAATGACAATCGTGACATTATTTAACAATCGATAACGCTTGGCTGCATGCATTGCCCTAATCCATGATAGGAATAACCACGATATTTATACTCCTTTTTTGTGTTACTCACAAAAACTGATTTCAGATAATCGTAACCAATTATGATGCGCTGTTGAACACTCATACCTAGCCACGCTGATTGCTAAAATGGCTGTAGATAAATTATATAGTCAAAGAAACATAAAACCGATACGATTGTATTATGGTGCTACTGGTACAAATTTTACTTGCTTGCTGTATTCACAGAGGCTGCGAAAATTTTATCCCAGCAGCACTGTAGCGATTTAAAAATACTTTGACTATAGATTGGCAGTAACGGTAATATTTACGTTCTAAAGAGGTTTTGTGAGGTTGGATTAGATAAAAAATGATTATTGTGAGGGTTGCATAGTGGCATTTCTACATAGCGACATTTCTACATGGCTACATTTTTGGATAGTTGCAGTGCAAACATATGCTCTAGTAGGGTCATTAGTCTATAGGTTGGCGTATTTATGAGCGCTATATCCCAATAATCATCTTTACGTAGTTTCTGTCGATGTGGTCGCCATTTTCACCCCGCCCCATGTCACCAAACCAACGCCCAGTGCGATCAATGAAGCACCCAAAAACAGCCCTTCTGGCGGCATCTCACCCTGCAAAAAAATAGCCACTGGCACACCGACAATTGCACCAACCGAGCCTAATAAACTTAATAAAACAGGACCACCGGTTTTTTGTAGTAAAAACAACAATAAGAATTGACCTGCAAATACGGCGGCTTGTATGCCAATCAAACCTAGCGGCACCAAGTCTAGCGGCATATCAACTGAAAAATTAGGCAATACACTAAATGACAGCAGCAACAGCGACGCCGCGATTAGCATACCTGGCGCGAGTGCACTAGGCGACGCTTTATCAGGCCAGCGTAAGGTGCGATATATATTACCAATAGCCAGTAATACTGGACCGCAAAGCGCGATCAAAATCCAAAAAGTACTGGCGTCTGGCGTCGAAAACTTACGCGCTGCCAATACTCCTGCGCCAAGAAGCGCCGCGGCCACACCCAAAGCGCGGACGATATTAAATCGCTCCATCCTCAGTGCCAATGCGCCAAGATAAGTCAGCAATGGTGGAAGCGAGATAATGAGCGCGACGAAACCTGCACCCACATGTGGAATAGCAGAAAACAGTAGTAAATTAGAACCTGCAACACTGATGAGCGCGGCCACAAAATAGTATTCAAAGCTACGCGCATTTAAGGGAGGTAATTCGTGCCGTATGAAGGCAACGATCAATAAAATAGCAGCAGCGCCCGTGATGGACCAAAAGAGAAATGCCAGTGGTGTAATACCTATCTCACCAGCATATTTTGCCAAATTGGTAGAAATACCAATCAGACCTCCTCCGCCTAACAAGCAAGCAAAAGGGATGAGCCATGTGCTGGTGTTGCGAGAAGCTTGCTGTTCTGAAGACTCACTCATCAACTATCCTATTGGATGGTGACGCTGATGACGATACCGCATCAGACAAACCTAAATCTAAACCTTGTACTGCCTTATGTGCTGCGTCAATAGCACCAGCAATATAACCGGGGAATGACTCTGACCATTCACTAGCGCTGCCCGTTAGGCAGTCTTGCCATACCCCTCTATTTGGCTTGGCGTTCGGTGCGACAGCATGTTGACCTGAGCCACTGGCATCAGCAGGCGTCGCGGTCAATGAATCTTGCGCCCAGTCTTTCAAATATTCAGCCGTTGGCGTCTCTGCCTGTGCGCCAAATAAACGTACCAACTGCGCGCGGCAATGGGCTTTTAGCTCTGTTTCTGAGACGCTTTGACGGACGTGAGCAGGAACACCAAAGAAGCCAAACAATGCACCTTCGCCCTCTACCAATGAAGCATCATGAATCTCAGTAAGTGGCCCTATTGCACTTCGCGCTGACCCTGATAATCCTTGATTGCGCCAAAAGGGTGAATCATAAACCGCCACATATTTGGCATGTGGCGCCATCCATGTCGCGGTCTCTTGCCATTCTGTTATCAACGGCTGTGGTAAAGCAGGTTCAAACTTGATGTTACTCGCCGCCAAACGAGGCGGTAGCGCAAGGAGCACATGTTGCGCGTGATAAGTAGTTATTTGACCAGCTGTCATCTGTTCAGCGCTGTATTCGCTCTCTATGTCGATATAGTGATCAGTCTTGATTACACGTTTTACAATTTGCCCCGTGATAATGCGCGTAGGATTTAAACGCGCATACAGAGCATCAATGAGCGATGCCATACCACCGACGAGGCGCATAGACGGTGGCGAGCTTTGATAGCCTTGGGTACGGATAGGCAGCTCATTGGCAGCACGTTCAACCATCATGTCGCCGTCCTCGAACTGCGCAAAACGTGGTAAATTCAACATTTCAATAAGGCTGCTCAACTGCGGCTGATACTCTAGCCAAAACCACGATGGCCCTAAGTCGAAGCCATCGTTTGATTTTTCATTATCGACACTTTGATTACTAGCATTCTGATCTACTGATGATTTCGCAACAGCGATGCGCCCGCCCAATCTATCACGCGCCTCAAGCAATATATAATCGATGCCTCGTTGCTCTAACAAAAACGCTGCATATAAGCCACTCAAGCCACCACCGATAATTGCAATAGGTAGGTTTTGCATAACAAATCATTCCTGCTTAGTTGAAGCTATTCAGTATTGAGATTATTCAGCCAACAACTTGGTAAGCAGCTCGTCTATCTCAACCTTAAACTCTTTATCTTCAATCTTATTAGCCGTGATTTTGGCATTTTGTAGACTGGTGATGGCAGCGGCTTTTTCGCCCATTTCCATCTGTAACACTGCCATAGAAAAAGCAATCGACGACAGATGATCTTTTGAATTGATCGCAGTCGCTTTGGCTAAGGCCTTGTCATAAATAACTAAGGCTTCGTCTAAATCTTCGGTAAAGTCAGCCAATGTTTCCCACTGTTCTGGATGGTCTTTATCGGTGTTTTCATTATCATTACAAATGGCTTCTAATTCGGCATAAAACCCATCAAATGCTGCTTGATTGCCTATACGATCAGCTTCCAATAACTCTTCAGCTAAGGTATAAATTGCTTTATAAATTTTGGTATTAATCATTGCTCATAACCTTTTATGAATTAGGATCTATGGTACTTGTTTTTCAGCCAATAGTACTTGGCGAATATTACTTGGTAAACAGTGCTTAGCTGGGATTATAACGCAATTCCACTAGCCAAAATGACTGACACAAAAAAAGGATGCGATAGTCGATATCACACCCTTTTTATTCATCAAACTACTAATTGTTTTTTATCTGCCTAAAAGCTCATTATTTTGGTGGTTTGATCGACCATTAACGCCCCGATGTCAGCAGGATCAGCCGCACTCACGCCGTCAATCAGTGCCGATTGGTCAATACCCTTACCCGGTAGATAAAGTGCACAAACCTCAACCTTGGTATTGGTATTCTTCATGACCATTTGCATCAAACCCTGTGGGCTCATATTTTTAGGCGGTTGCGCTGTGGTCACACTTTTGGGTGCGTCACGGAGTGCCATATCACCGGCTGGACCGCAGAGTAACACTCGAATATTGGCACCTTGCTGTGCGGATTGCATAGTTAGCACCATCGACATGAGCTGCACTTGAGCATCGTCTGATGTCACATTAATCAACACCGATGGCGTCGGTTTTTTATTATCTGGAATGACGTCACTCTTTTGTGACATAGCATTGGTCGCTGTACAGCCAACCATCAGTGAGGCGGCGCTTATAGCAAGTGCAGTAGCAACTATCCGTTTCATCATCTTCTCCATTTATCAACAATCATTAAAATCATCGTCATTAAACTATACACTAAAATATATTAATAAAATGTATAATATTATTTATGATAAGAAAGTTATGATAAGAAATACAATCTGTGGCGTGTCCTCATTTTGAGAAGAAAAGAATACAGCACTGCGATCAACTCAATTCGCGCCAGTGCAACCACAACCGCGTATCAAGCTCAAACTGATGATACTCAGGCTCCATATGACAGCATAATTGATAAAACGCTTTGTTGTGCTCATGCTCTTTAAAATGCGCCAACTCATGCACGACAATCATGCGCAGAAACTCAGGCGGTGCTTCTTGAAATAAGCTCGCTACCGTGATGCTGTTATGCGATTTTAGCTTACTGCCCTGTATGCGAGACTGGGTGGTATGAATACCTAGCGCATGTTTGAGAACCGTTAATTTACTGCTATAGCTGACATTCGATAACTGTCCCACTTTGCGCATATATTGGTTTTTTATCTCATTGATATACTGATAAAGCGCCTTATCACTTTTTATTTGGTGCTGAGTGGGATACTTTTTTTCTAGATATGCGCCTAATTTACCATCGCTAATCAGCAATGCCGCTTGGGTCTGAACTTGCTCAGAATAATGAGCGATGTACTTTAATGTGGTCACAAACTTATCCTTTGCTAATATTTCGAAACTGATAACCCGAAACGTATCTTTATATATTTTACCCTATATCTACTTATTTTATTTTTCATAAAACAACCCCATAAGCTGCATTCAACTTATGGGGTTGTTTGTTACGATGTTTTTACTTAAGTGTTTTTACTTAAATATTCAGGACGCGTTGATAAATCAATTAACGCTCTAAATGTAGATACTGCAAATGGCGCTCGTACTGATTTAAGATATCGACCAACACTTGCTCTTTGGAGTAACCTACCAAGTCATACTCTTGTGAGCCTTCACTTAAGAACACTTCCGCACGATAATAGTACTCTGCATTCTTAGTTGATGTGCTCAATGTAAAGTTAGGACGCTCCGCTTTAATCAAATTCACTTCATAAATAAAGTCGTCTTCATCACCGTGTCCAACCCGTAATTTTAGACCATCTATTTGACCGCTACTCTCATCCATGCCTTTATCTATATCTTGTCCGATATGTTCAGGGTTACGGATGTCCAAAGAGGTTTTTAGACCGCCTGCCGCAAATTCTTTTTCAACTTCCGTCATGGCAGGTCTAACCACATTTTGTAAAAAGCGTTCAACTTGTGCATGTCTAGGGAAACTGACAATACGTTGCAAGCGTGCTTTCCAGCTCTTACCACTATCAAGCACATTAGCCGTACCAATCGTACTGGCTTTGCGTTTATTGCCTTCTTCTTTTAATGATCTCCACATCGACACCATATAGAGTACAAGAATGAGCGAGAATGGCAAACCTGCAATGACAGATACTGACTGCAATGACGCAAAGCCACCTGCAAATAATAATCCTAAAGTGATAAGACCCGTTGCTGCTGCCCAAAACAGGCGCAACCAAACAGGAGCATCAGTGTCATTGGTCATGCCGCGTGAGCTCAAGTTCGCTAATACTAAAGCACCCGAATCCGCTGAGGTCACAAAGAATACTAAACCAATGACCACACCAGCGAATGATAAAACGTCACTGTAAGGAAAATACTCAAACAAGGCAAACATACCCATGGCGGCGTCATTAACAGCGATTTCACCAAGCTCAGTGGCACCATTAGCAACCAAATCTATCGCTGAATTACCAAAGATAGAGAACCAGGCAAAAATGAAACCAAGCGGAATAAACATCACACCAAAGACAAACTCACGCAAGGTACGACCACGGCTAATACGTGCGATAAATAGACCAACAAACGGTGCCCAAGCGACCCACCATGCCCAGAAAAAAATTGTCCAGCCTGATTTCCAGTCGGCACCAGCAGTACCGTCATAGGCATATACATCAAAAGTTTTAAAGAGAATGGTTTGGAAATATTGACCGATATTTTGGGTAAAGGTATTCAGCAAATACACCGTATTACCCATCACCAATATGGCGATTAATAGTAATATCGACGATAGCATATTAAATTCAGATAAGCGGCGGACGCCCTTTTCCACACCTGTCATCGCCGAAATAGCTGCAGCAGCAACGACACCTACAATAATAAGCGTCTGGACTGTTTTGCTAGATTCAATACCGAAAACATGGGTCAATCCAGCATTGGCTTGCAATACGCCGATGCCTAAGCTGGTCGCAATACCCATCAAGGTACAAACAACACCAAAGGTATCAATACCATCGCCAAGCCAGCCTTTGATCAAGCGCTCGCCAAAGATAGGCGTCAGTGGTGAACGCAGCGCCAATGGCATGTTTTTACGATACGCAAAGTACGCCAATGCCATACCGATTAAGGCATAAATACCCCAACCATGTAGCCCCCAATGTAAAAAAGTTTGCGCAAGTGCTTCACGCATGGCTTCTGCACTGGCAGGCTCCAGCCCCGTATGCGGCGTCAAATAATGCATCAATGGCTCAGAGGCACCAAAAAACAATAAATCAATGCCGATACCCGCGGAGAACAGCATCGCCGCCCATGCTAGGAAAGGAAACTGGGCTTTTTCGTGGTCTTGCCCAAGCTTGATGTCGCCGTATTTAGAAAAACCAACAAATAGTGCAAATATACTATAAGCGGCAACCACCAGCATGTAATACCAGCCAAAACTCTCTGATACCCATGCCATGCTTGAGCTTAATAATGTCTCACTATAATCTGGAAACGCAATCGTCCAGATAATTAATAAAATAGAAATAATAGCTGAACCTAAAAAAACCGTCTTGTTTAGAGTCAGGGGTTTCGTCGCATCTTTTGATGGCGAGCTGTACATAAAAGACCTCAATAGGTAAATTAAACAGGGTCTGATATTGATTTGTCCGTCATAACTTAATGACTGTATGACGCACAAAGCAGTACCAATAAATGAAAACTGCGATGTAAATAAAAATTTAAATGACAATCAAAGGCAGCCACAACAGTATTAAAAATACTTAATACATTAGCGCTGATGAAAAAGACCTTTGCGTGGAAAG
This region of Psychrobacter sp. JCM 18902 genomic DNA includes:
- a CDS encoding potassium channel family protein → MKYIIVGLGNFGSSLGMALTRQGHEVIAIDSSMQKVEAYKEVISHTICMDATDEYTVNGLPIVDTDIVIVAIGEDQGANVMATALFKTLKAKRLISRSINPLHEKVLQAIGVDDLIHPEKEAANRWAKRLSLRYFVDSFELSDHFSMVEISIPKSLIGQTVDDLQLEQKFNIRLLSTLRYEYYEDSFGRTQSKPSIKGLAAPEQVLQDKDVLVIYGANKHINEFLRSVGVKIK
- a CDS encoding TrkH family potassium uptake protein; translated protein: MHAAKRYRLLNNVTIVISIIGVAIALLDSGFTLPMWLQQVFHIFYLAIIFLGFVVTAGRYLYSKKPLTLNKVAVFDLLTSIAIVILLVAHFTDLVRSGMSVAVDGFVAIKIAVFVTFIREISDHDFNLNRTFLNPAQFFILSFLSLVLVGALLLMMPNATTQPLSFIDALFTATSAVCVTGLIVVDTATYFTTFGQVIIMGLIQIGGLGILTFVTYFSYFFKGGVSYETQASISEMSYMRGMGDVVSTLKSILYVTFAVEAAAAALIYISIYDIPDMDWSEQLFFSVFHAISAFCNAGFSTFSAGMYDDALRFNYPLQLIIATTFIFGGMGFVIVVNVLRYLRDRAERLIYRHDQRYIYRPWLLNINSRITLITTGALLLVGLIGVMIFEYNNVLADHRSFFGKLVTGLFTAATPRTAGFNTIDMGELAFPTMMLTIFLMWIGASPNSTGGGIKTSTFAIALLNTLSLARGQTNVEVFKRQIADISIRRAFSIMWLSLLVIGMGVTLISYDQPELDLIKVVFECFSAYSTVGLSLNLTTELSDFSKMVVSVIMFVGRVSMLTIFIALLKNRRQRNYRYPTEEITIN
- a CDS encoding DMT family transporter; amino-acid sequence: MSESSEQQASRNTSTWLIPFACLLGGGGLIGISTNLAKYAGEIGITPLAFLFWSITGAAAILLIVAFIRHELPPLNARSFEYYFVAALISVAGSNLLLFSAIPHVGAGFVALIISLPPLLTYLGALALRMERFNIVRALGVAAALLGAGVLAARKFSTPDASTFWILIALCGPVLLAIGNIYRTLRWPDKASPSALAPGMLIAASLLLLSFSVLPNFSVDMPLDLVPLGLIGIQAAVFAGQFLLLFLLQKTGGPVLLSLLGSVGAIVGVPVAIFLQGEMPPEGLFLGASLIALGVGLVTWGGVKMATTSTETT
- a CDS encoding flavin monoamine oxidase family protein; translated protein: MQNLPIAIIGGGLSGLYAAFLLEQRGIDYILLEARDRLGGRIAVAKSSVDQNASNQSVDNEKSNDGFDLGPSWFWLEYQPQLSSLIEMLNLPRFAQFEDGDMMVERAANELPIRTQGYQSSPPSMRLVGGMASLIDALYARLNPTRIITGQIVKRVIKTDHYIDIESEYSAEQMTAGQITTYHAQHVLLALPPRLAASNIKFEPALPQPLITEWQETATWMAPHAKYVAVYDSPFWRNQGLSGSARSAIGPLTEIHDASLVEGEGALFGFFGVPAHVRQSVSETELKAHCRAQLVRLFGAQAETPTAEYLKDWAQDSLTATPADASGSGQHAVAPNAKPNRGVWQDCLTGSASEWSESFPGYIAGAIDAAHKAVQGLDLGLSDAVSSSASPSNRIVDE
- a CDS encoding M48 family metallopeptidase, with the protein product MTTLKYIAHYSEQVQTQAALLISDGKLGAYLEKKYPTQHQIKSDKALYQYINEIKNQYMRKVGQLSNVSYSSKLTVLKHALGIHTTQSRIQGSKLKSHNSITVASLFQEAPPEFLRMIVVHELAHFKEHEHNKAFYQLCCHMEPEYHQFELDTRLWLHWRELS
- the betT gene encoding choline BCCT transporter BetT, whose translation is MYSSPSKDATKPLTLNKTVFLGSAIISILLIIWTIAFPDYSETLLSSSMAWVSESFGWYYMLVVAAYSIFALFVGFSKYGDIKLGQDHEKAQFPFLAWAAMLFSAGIGIDLLFFGASEPLMHYLTPHTGLEPASAEAMREALAQTFLHWGLHGWGIYALIGMALAYFAYRKNMPLALRSPLTPIFGERLIKGWLGDGIDTFGVVCTLMGIATSLGIGVLQANAGLTHVFGIESSKTVQTLIIVGVVAAAAISAMTGVEKGVRRLSEFNMLSSILLLIAILVMGNTVYLLNTFTQNIGQYFQTILFKTFDVYAYDGTAGADWKSGWTIFFWAWWVAWAPFVGLFIARISRGRTLREFVFGVMFIPLGFIFAWFSIFGNSAIDLVANGATELGEIAVNDAAMGMFALFEYFPYSDVLSFAGVVIGLVFFVTSADSGALVLANLSSRGMTNDTDAPVWLRLFWAAATGLITLGLLFAGGFASLQSVSVIAGLPFSLILVLYMVSMWRSLKEEGNKRKASTIGTANVLDSGKSWKARLQRIVSFPRHAQVERFLQNVVRPAMTEVEKEFAAGGLKTSLDIRNPEHIGQDIDKGMDESSGQIDGLKLRVGHGDEDDFIYEVNLIKAERPNFTLSTSTKNAEYYYRAEVFLSEGSQEYDLVGYSKEQVLVDILNQYERHLQYLHLER